In Rutidosis leptorrhynchoides isolate AG116_Rl617_1_P2 chromosome 6, CSIRO_AGI_Rlap_v1, whole genome shotgun sequence, the DNA window TATCCACTatcaaaaatcaaatattttttttatcaGTTATTTATATAtcgtcatcatcaacatcaacatcaacaaCATCATATATACAGCATTTatcagatattttttttttttttttttctttctattgtgTTGCTGCTACTCTTCATGAACCATCGTCTCAATCATCTACTCAGTCAATTCTTCACTTTTACTCTCATTTTCTTTTTCAACTTTTTGTCACTAAAATATATCCCCAATTTTCGCTATTTCATCTCCAAAACCCTAAATTTTCTAAAAATGGATTCACTCTTCTTTTCATCCACAGGCGCCTTTGACGACGGCGCCGGCGACGGAGACTCGCTTTTTGGATACAATAACTTCCGGTCAATTAACAGTCTATCCGATTTAGACGATGAGCGCCTTTACATCGTCGATCACAGGTTAAATTTTGAGTTTAATTTGATCAATTGAATTTAATCTAGGTTTAAATGTAATGCGATTTGCAGGTGGTGGAATGAGACACGTGAAGCTTTGTTTAGTGGAATTGGTGGCGTTTTGTATGGTGCAAATTCAGGGTTTTCGGATGAGTTTGAGAATGAGATTGTTTTGGAGATGAGAACAAGTGGAAATCATGGTGTTGATTGTGAGAATGTGAAGGAATTAGGGGTTTCGGGTCGGGAGTATGCATTGATTTCAGAGTGGATGTTTTATCGGGCTCTTAAATGGTTTGATTTTGTGCTTATGAGTTATATAATATAGTGCTTTTGCTAGTGTTAATTACGTGTTGCTTTTATGGAGTATTTGTTTAATTGTTTACCTTCGAGTTCT includes these proteins:
- the LOC139854774 gene encoding ubiquitin carboxyl-terminal hydrolase 8-like: MDSLFFSSTGAFDDGAGDGDSLFGYNNFRSINSLSDLDDERLYIVDHRWWNETREALFSGIGGVLYGANSGFSDEFENEIVLEMRTSGNHGVDCENVKELGVSGREYALISEWMFYRALKWFLCLLRSGELLCYNLGR